TGACGAACGAATCTCTTCAAGATTATACGGATATTGGAGGAATTgaaagttaaaagaaaaacatttgaaatgtTTGGACTAAACCAATAAAAAGGACACACAATATAAGTTCATTGTAAATGTGGATATTTAGAAAACGGAACATGTGTGATGTGTTTTGCCAGCAGCATAATCGAAGCTCATAAGAAATTATTTATAGCGCCCACAGAGACCACATCGACGACGACTCCACCCTTGACAAGTAAAATGTCTCGCAGTAAATCTAAATCTCGTTTGCAGACAGAAGTTTGTGGAGATTGTGGAGCTACAggtaaaaataaagaaatgcaATCTGAACAAtaattacatacatacctatGACTCTTTTTGATGTGGGTAGATCCTTCCTGGGCTAGTATAAATCGAGGCATATTGCTCTGCGCCGACTGTTGTTCGGTTCATCGCAGTTTGGGACGCCATTTTTCCATAGTGAAATCTCTGCGTCAAGGTAATTGGGAGCCTTCAGTATTGAATTTCGTTAATTCACTTAATGCCCATGGAGCCAATAGTGTATGGGAGCATCATTTGTTGGATGGTGGAGCAACTAACTCTTCCAGTGGCAATAAACATTTGCCCCGTTGGCGCAAACCAACACCCAAGGATGCATTGCATCCAACAAAGTCGGATTTCATCAAGGCCAAGCATGTGAATCTAACGTTTGTATTGAAACCCAGTCTTCAGGATATGGAAGATGATGTCGGCGGCAATGGTGGCAATCTGGAGCAAGAGTTAAGCAAACAACTTCATGCCAGTGTAAGGACTAGCAATCTGGAGACCTCTTTGCGTTTGCTTGTCCAAGGGGCCGATCCGAATTACTATCATGAAGAGAAATGCTCAACTCCATTGCATATGGCAGCGAAATTTGGTCAAGCTTCGCAGATCGAGATGCTATTGATCTATGGAGCCGATGTAAATGCCTTAGATGGCAATGGATTGACACCATTGGAATTGGCCAAGGCTAATAATCATAATACAATCGCAGAGAGACTGCTAGATGCCATGTACGATGTGACCGATCGTATAATTGTCTATTTGGGTGGCAAAAAACCGGATCATTCGGTAGGTTTTATAAGCAAAGTGAAATTTTATTCATAGGATAACATTTCCAATACTCTTTTAGACTGGCCGCCATCTGGTCATACCAGAGACAAATGGAGCCGATATCAGTGAACAGCTGAAAATAGCACGCGGCAAATTGCAATTGGTGCCTAATAAAATGTTTGAAGAGCTTGTCATGGATCTATACGATGAAGTAGATAGACGCGAATGTGAAGCCAGTGAGTAAGCCAAATATGATAAATACttgtaatatatttatatgtgaTTTTTATGTGATTGACAGTTTGGTCTACAAGCACTTTGAATGCTGATCATGCCACTGTACCATTTCTTCCGGCCAATCCGTTTCTAAGCGCCACTCGCAATCAGGTTTGACCTTTTTGCCTTAATTAATGTGACCTTTTTGTTTGATTCTCCCTTCAATTATGTGTCTACTCTTTGCAGGGTCGCCAAAAGCTGGCACGTTTCAATCGTTCTGAATTCGCTGGTCTCTTGACCGATGTGCTTATCGATGCTTTGCGTCGACAGAATATGGCCAATTTGCGTCCACTAGATGCACCAGTAATGCCACCGCATcatatacaacaacaacaacaacatacatCGTTGCAATCGCTGCAATCATTTAATAATTCAGTTTTGCTCAACTCATTCGAACAGAGCGCCATACACGATCCAAATTTGTCAGATGATGAGCCAATCTATGATCCCGTGGCCAGCGATGATGACTACTCTCCAGTGCCGGCAATGGCCCAGCAGGTAAACCTAATGCGTCAAAAGATACTCAAACTGAACAATAGTTTTggttaaaaatgaaaaaagactcgaaattattaataacaatgccgccaaagaaaaaaaaagtgttcatagattaaataaaattttttagctGAGTAGAAATAGAAAACTGTAGTTTAATTATATAGACCCTAAAGACCtcttattttaatttgattttcaagttttcttttaagttaattatttgatttatgtatttgatttaatttttaataatttaggCTCAGACTCACAGTGAAATGGAAACATTACGCAAACAGCTCAGTGAATACAAATCGGAAATCAATCAGCTAAAGAATGTTGTGCAAAAGCTATCCAGTGAGAATTCtcaattgaaatcgaaattcTCTAGTACGTCAAATACCAGCGTCTACGATGAGCCATTGTGAGCatggaaaacatttttgattttcattttttaagtttttgttatcatttataatttttttataatttctttagACGTATTGATTTGAGTCTCAGCAGTCCGGACACAGAACATGAACCACTCTCTTTGCCCGAGGGTGTTAATCCAAATGACAGCTCATCATCTTCGAATCAATCGACCATAAAAAGACCAGCTAGCATGTATGAACGACGATTAGCACCAATAGTGGTCAAAGGGCAAACAGATGTCCGGAATACAACCAGCATGTATCAAATGGCTGGCGATGGCAAGCCTTTTGGCGAAGAGGTTAAACTAAAATCTGATTTAGTTACACGGCGTCTTAAGGAATTGATAATTGCCATGCAGCAAGGACCCgaagaacaaaaacaatcgATAGCACCGCATGGTGAAAGGATACGTTCAGCTGTTACCGATTTGATAGCTTTGTATACAAATTtggtaagaaaaaaaaaacttaagagTAAAACGAATTTCCCTTTATCAATTTCTGCGATATTTTGTCGTTTTTCCAGCCACCCAATGCTAGTGAGGCAACTAGAGAAACTCTTAAACAATTGACACGTCATAATATTCTCATACAACATGAATGTGAGAATTTACAAAAGTCCATTGAGACTGATGATAAACTGGGCATACAGAAAAATACCTTGGAAGTACGAGATTGTGCCTTTCATATAGCTAGTGCCATCAAGACTTTGGTTTTACAATTCTATTAacaaccatttttttttttctgcaattcttttttgtgttgtcTAACAATTACAAGTATTAAACCCATTTTGTGACTAACAAAAGTGCTTCCTCTATAGAGAAGCAAAGttttcatatttaatatatatatgtatatgtataaacatatatatttcatatatatttaataaatgtttTACATCAAGCCATacagttttagtttttttctgTGAGaaattgagagagagagctttaaagaaatggaaatatctaaaaattaaaaactactATTTCAGGTgcaacatttatatatatatatcctaACACACATttactctatatatatatatgtatatatcttgTTAAGTGACTGCTGATtttctttgtatgtatgtatattgtacATTTTGGTTAACTTTGTATTTGCTGTCGTCAGTTGTAAGCttatctttttctttttggacaTTCAGTTGAACAATTTTCTATATTCGTtatcaagtatatatatatatatgcctGGTCTGTTACAGTTTATGCTTTTCAAGGAAACttccttttaaaaatatacacacacacgcacactcatacatatacatatgctgCTTCTTACACattcataaaaatattgcttTCTTTTCCAAATATTTCACACTTTTCATTTGCAAAATCAAAACGATGCATTATATAAACAACCTTTAAATGGATTGTAGTGTTTGTTTAAAAACTTATAGTACTCTTTGCTTATATatgtctatatgtatgtatgtatatggcaTACAGTGGCGGATCTTTTATGAAATTTCAAGATATTTGAATGAGATACtagttatatatatctacTATATTATCCATCCGTCACTGACAGcttacacatatatatgtatgtatatgtgtatataatacAATATCAAGTTTACGTTAACTTAGACCCAACAGAAATTAAACTATTAATAACAACAGCATTAGcgcaataaatatatatatatatgtatctaacTAACATTATGCGTAACTACTAAATATGTCTTTCCGTAACGGAAGATGTTGATCTACTACAATCTTCATCAAGTTGTCTAAACTTGTAActagaaaaacgaaaaaaaaaacaaaaaagaaaatgaaaaaaaaatatcaataaatgtaaatgcaaaatattggcttaactaaacaaaaaaaaaaaacagaaaagctATAACTGGAAGCTCTTTACTCGTCCTCTTCGTTAATGGTGGAGTTCATTATGTGAGTTTCCTTTTTAAACAGAAGTTGTCGATGGTGctaaaaaagaatttttatatatatcgTATTAATCTTTCTAAACAATAAATTGATAACAAGTCTTTACCTCTTCATTTTGTATCATAATAATGCGATGTTCCAGTTGTGGTGCCAAATCGCAGGTGGATTGTTCCAAATCATCTAGGGAAGCTCGCCGTAGCATCTGAAAATTAGTTGAAAGCGGTTGTTTATTGTTTACCCTACTGAGTTTTCCTTTTGATCTTATTTTTACCTTTTGCGAGTTGCCGTGTGTTAGATCTAAGGACTTATTATGATGACCGCCACCCATACTGAGCTTACGTATGGGCGAGGGACCATCCAAGTCTAGATTATCCAGACACTGAACTAAACTGTGTCGCCTGGATAAAGTGACCAACGATTGACGATGCTTAGTATTTTGGCCACATTTACGGGAATTGATTGCCTTGAAGTGATTCTGTAGTGTTATACCCAACTCCGGACAGGCATCATCATCCATCTAAGGATAGAAACAAAGgttataaaaagaaaatagaaagaGATTTTTGCAGAGAGCTTACCAAAACTCGGGCATCTTTAAACATTGTGTAGCCATCGCAACCCATATAAAGATAACTCTTGACGCACAATTTGTATGTTTGTTCCAGTTTCAGATATTCGTCACCCACTTGAATGAGTTGCGGATCAATACGTTTGCCTGGCTTGGCCTCGGGATCAAAGGCAAAGCTAATGCCAGCTACTTGTGGGAAACGACCCTCCAATTTGGGATACGATGACACGCCATTCTCCAAAGCCTGCCAAAGAACTTGTCCACTTACTTCCAGTAGTATCAATGGATCCCGCATGGGTATCACATTGACAAGATCACCCATGGTAAAAGCACCAACTGGATGCACGCGATCCGAACGAAAAGTGCCACCATTTAGTATGACCACATCAGCTCCGACAGCTGCTAGGACCACATCACAAACCCAATTGCCCAAATTTGTCTCCTGAGTGCGAACCTTGGAGAATCGACCATCTAGTTCCACACTAAATACACCCATAACATCGGATAGTTTACTTTCGATGAATTCTGCAAgtagaaaaatattatgaaaattactttgatttgaaatgcactctctctctctctctcttactggCATATTTATCCAGCTCCATTTTAAGATCCTTATCCTCGGGTATTTTGGCCGTAACATCCACACACTTGACATCCGTATTAAAATGCTCTCGATTGGTTTTATCTCTTTCCATTGTTATAACcgaaaattgttgaaaatcTGTACCAGATTTAACAATCATTTTACCATTAATCTCGGTGACTTCCCTCACATGATCATGTCCACCGAGGATGATGTCAATACCATTACATTTCTCAGCTAAATTAATATCGTTGGGTGTACGCATGTGGGTTAAGGCAATGATCAGATCACAGCCTTCGTTTCTTAGTTCCCGGGCCAGACGATTGCCCGCCTCTACATAATCGATATAGGTAACCTCATTGGGATCTATGGTTGGCAATGTTTCCAGCCATTCCCTCTCAACGAGACCAATAAGACCAATTGAGATTTGCTGatgcaaaatgaaatgagaGATTTTGCCACCACCAAGGGGACGACCGGTTTCATTGTCCACCACATTGGACATAAGCCAGGGAAAAGTTGTCTTCTTTATCAATTCCACCAGTACATCGAGACCGTgatctttaaaaaataaaaatattaaaagatttcattcaatttttgttaGCTCTAGATATTCTCTTACCAAAATCATGATTGCCAAAGACAGCGCAATGGGTACCCACTGTATTTAGGACGGGAATCATTTGTTCACCTTGGGTAAAAGTACTCACTGTGGGAAGATAttgatttttcattaatttaatcaaATGAACGCTAATACGACTTACACATGCTGGGAGAAAAGGCATCCCCACTGAAGAGCACTAAAGGATTCAGATGGCCATAGCTTTTGATGGCGGTGGCAAAACGAGCTGCTCCACCAATTGGCTCTGTCTCGGCCATGGACTCAATGTTATAGACATCGTTGTAGTGTAGAATCGTTAATGGTTTATCCTCGCCCTCTGTCATTTTGAGCAATTTCTTAGTTTTCTCCAACTGAGAGGATATCGAAGTGGAGCGACCGTTTAAGCCGGGTAAAAAGCCGGAAACACTACTGCCTCGTGATCCACCGCGATGTCGCGGACTTTGTGGTTGACTAACCGAGGCGTAAGCGCGTGTCGGTCGTGTCAATAGATCGCGAGCGTCTTGGGGTGTCAATGATTTGCTATCATAGGGATCTTCCTCTTGATCGGCGAGTATTGAGGAACCACTCAATGAAGGTGGCGTTGATGTTGATGGTATAGCAGAGGTAACTccctctgctgctgctgtaatACCTCCAGCGGCGGTGGACGGCGTGGCCAGGGTCGATAAATCCAATGATCGAAAATTCGGATTACTGCTCTGGAGCATAGACAATGTGCGAGTCCCGGCGTCGCGCACTTCAATGGAGgcctaaaaatcaaaagtatatatacatatacaaaatgtCTCGAGCTATGTACGTAAACAACACTTTGGAAGGATTTCGAAAAGGCAACTTAAACATCAAAGCAAGCGAAAAGAGATAAAACTGTTGACTGTGTAAGAAAAGGGTTTAGTTTAGAAGGGGGGTAGAAAAAGGGGGTTTTTTGGGTGGTAGGTTGGGGTTTTTGGTGCAGCACCACATCGATAACATTCAATGTCAAACAGAAACCTGCTTCAGCCATCCAACTACATTGCCCATGGCTCCATTAGCTCCTCCAGATGAGCGTGTTGAGCTGCTTAGGCGACGATTTGACCCGGATCCGGttgtcgctgctgctgttgctgctggtgttcCCAATCCTGTTGATCCTGCCAGTGCTGTTGCCGTTGGTGAGCTAGTGGTTAAGCCTCTATCGCCTCCTCCCCCACCATCGCTTGTGGCATTGCTCATTCTACAGACGCTGCTTGGAAGGTGAAAGTgacaacaacacacaaaatatttttggccaacaattttttcactttgtttttcttatgaTTCttcttaattaaaaaacttacAAAACTTTTCTCAACAATTTTACAGAACGTAAACGCATTTTTAaccacaaataataataaaattaaaaattattacaaaacGAGAGcaaggaaaggaaaaaaaacacagaactTTCGTAATTAgggaaaagaaaatttgtcgtaatAAATGTTTTCACTTTAgtcaacaaaatgcaaatgcagcaagaaagtaaaataataaaatataatgaaTTAAATcgtatatatgcacatacatatagagaTAAGATTGGaacaaatgaaaacgaaatgaaaacaGAGAGTGAAACGtaaagagagacagacagagtgAGAGCGGGAGAAAGgggcaaataaataaaatacacaaGTGCAATAAATAATTGTACACAAACAAGCTGAATTTTTATGCAATATTTGCCAAGAGTGTGTCAACAAGCATAACAGAGACCAGAGACAAAGCaggaagaaagaaaacaaaacaatgatCGACTGAATCGATGACCTACAAAAGCTGAATGAAATGAATGGCAATTGAAAATGTGTGCCCGATATGCCCCATTAAACCACTCGGATTGACATTGATATTGAAAGCCAACAACAgattttctctctgtctctctctctctctatctgtctctGTGTCTCTTTATATCAGTGCTATGCTCTCAATGCGGAacgtatacgcaatgttgGCCAAGGCCCAGAGAAGGTCAGTGTCAAATTCAGTTGTTCTCTGTATAATCAGTGACGGATCTATATATTCTTTTAAAATCTGACTATCAAGGCGACACAAATTATGAATAATTTTGGCCCAATGcaaacataataaaaaattgtatgaACAAGGAGCTGAAATTAACTAGATCTGAACCTCTCAGGGCATAGTAAGGGTTTCCTTAAGGCCTCCCTCCCTTCCTTGAAGGCACCTTAAGCGCATCCTTAACGCTTCCTTAAGGCTGTTTTAACGCTTCTTCAggagttttttaagttttcttaAGATGTGCTTAATGCATGCTTTAGGAGTTCCTAAAGAAGTCCAAAATGTGTCTTAAGGCTTTCTAAAGGCCGTTTCTTAAGACGTTTTTAGGGCATCCCTAAAGCGTTTCTAAACTTAAAGGCCTCCTAATACCATCCTAAGGCGTTCTGAAGGCATCATAAAGGAGTTCTAGAGGGTTTTTAAGCTTCTCTAAGGCTTCATCAAGGCGTCCCTAAACGTGTCAAGGCGCTTAGGCTTTCAAAAGGTCTCTAAAGGCATTCTTAAGACTTGCCAGGGGAGCCTTTAAGTTTTTCTTAAGACGTCCTTAAGGCGACCCAAAAGCGTATATAAACTTGGTAAAGGCGTCCTTAAGGCGTTCCTAGTTCCTTATGGGTATTCTTAATGCGTTATCAAGGCGCCTCTAAAATTCTTTAAGTCGTCCTTAAGGCATTTAAATGGTTTAGATATGTTCAAAATTAACGGATAATTAAAAGTGGGGAGTAAAGGAAGTTATAACGTTATAATATAGTTATTAATATAATTCAATATTAATACTCTAAGTCCAAACAAACTTTCTTGCTAATTGTAAGACGATTTTCAAGTGTTTCCTACTTTATtcatataattaattattaaatgaGTCTTTAGAATTTTGGAAATTAATCATTAAATGAATCTTTAGAATTTTGGAAATCAACTCAAGTTTCTTAACTTTTATTCTTTACAATCAACTTAATTTCATTTGAGTAAAAAATGTTCAACTTATTGCATATCTTCAATccaaaataaacattaaaaaaatagtccgttttgatttaaattatatatttcaaataagaTAAGTCCTATTAGAAGAAATTTTTGCCTTATTCTTCAGTTAGAGTTAAAGAGCAAAAATTTCACTTCCTTTTTATCATTGCGTCAAAATGCATATTCTTTTTTTAGTACAGGTTGTCAATCTGAACAGCATTAACAAGTTGGCCtgacgacaacgacgatgacgatgacgatgacgacgacgacgacaacgacaacgaatAAGCCAAGCCAGGAAATGAATGGGCACAGGAAATGCAGAaataaaaaggggaaaaaataaagaattcGATTTGCGAAGCACAGGAACAGGACACAGCTGgtgcaaatttaaaatttattgctTTTGTAAGGACTACAGAAATCTGTTTCACCTACTTTATgttatttataactaaatttAATTCATCTACTTAAAGATAATGAGATTTTGCCATACTGACTACAGATTTTGAATCTGTAtttacctacatacatatatatgcacaATTGCAAATTGCATTACAC
The nucleotide sequence above comes from Drosophila willistoni isolate 14030-0811.24 chromosome 2L unlocalized genomic scaffold, UCI_dwil_1.1 Seg72.1, whole genome shotgun sequence. Encoded proteins:
- the LOC6637927 gene encoding ARF GTPase-activating protein Git yields the protein MCFASSIIEAHKKLFIAPTETTSTTTPPLTSKMSRSKSKSRLQTEVCGDCGATDPSWASINRGILLCADCCSVHRSLGRHFSIVKSLRQGNWEPSVLNFVNSLNAHGANSVWEHHLLDGGATNSSSGNKHLPRWRKPTPKDALHPTKSDFIKAKHVNLTFVLKPSLQDMEDDVGGNGGNLEQELSKQLHASVRTSNLETSLRLLVQGADPNYYHEEKCSTPLHMAAKFGQASQIEMLLIYGADVNALDGNGLTPLELAKANNHNTIAERLLDAMYDVTDRIIVYLGGKKPDHSTGRHLVIPETNGADISEQLKIARGKLQLVPNKMFEELVMDLYDEVDRRECEAIWSTSTLNADHATVPFLPANPFLSATRNQGRQKLARFNRSEFAGLLTDVLIDALRRQNMANLRPLDAPVMPPHHIQQQQQHTSLQSLQSFNNSVLLNSFEQSAIHDPNLSDDEPIYDPVASDDDYSPVPAMAQQAQTHSEMETLRKQLSEYKSEINQLKNVVQKLSSENSQLKSKFSSTSNTSVYDEPLRIDLSLSSPDTEHEPLSLPEGVNPNDSSSSSNQSTIKRPASMYERRLAPIVVKGQTDVRNTTSMYQMAGDGKPFGEEVKLKSDLVTRRLKELIIAMQQGPEEQKQSIAPHGERIRSAVTDLIALYTNLPPNASEATRETLKQLTRHNILIQHECENLQKSIETDDKLGIQKNTLEVRDCAFHIASAIKTLVLQFY
- the LOC6637999 gene encoding mannosylglucosyl-3-phosphoglycerate phosphatase isoform X1; this translates as MSNATSDGGGGGDRGLTTSSPTATALAGSTGLGTPAATAAATTGSGSNRRLSSSTRSSGGANGAMGNVVGWLKQASIEVRDAGTRTLSMLQSSNPNFRSLDLSTLATPSTAAGGITAAAEGVTSAIPSTSTPPSLSGSSILADQEEDPYDSKSLTPQDARDLLTRPTRAYASVSQPQSPRHRGGSRGSSVSGFLPGLNGRSTSISSQLEKTKKLLKMTEGEDKPLTILHYNDVYNIESMAETEPIGGAARFATAIKSYGHLNPLVLFSGDAFSPSMLSTFTQGEQMIPVLNTVGTHCAVFGNHDFDHGLDVLVELIKKTTFPWLMSNVVDNETGRPLGGGKISHFILHQQISIGLIGLVEREWLETLPTIDPNEVTYIDYVEAGNRLARELRNEGCDLIIALTHMRTPNDINLAEKCNGIDIILGGHDHVREVTEINGKMIVKSGTDFQQFSVITMERDKTNREHFNTDVKCVDVTAKIPEDKDLKMELDKYAKFIESKLSDVMGVFSVELDGRFSKVRTQETNLGNWVCDVVLAAVGADVVILNGGTFRSDRVHPVGAFTMGDLVNVIPMRDPLILLEVSGQVLWQALENGVSSYPKLEGRFPQVAGISFAFDPEAKPGKRIDPQLIQVGDEYLKLEQTYKLCVKSYLYMGCDGYTMFKDARVLMDDDACPELGITLQNHFKAINSRKCGQNTKHRQSLVTLSRRHSLVQCLDNLDLDGPSPIRKLSMGGGHHNKSLDLTHGNSQKMLRRASLDDLEQSTCDLAPQLEHRIIMIQNEEHHRQLLFKKETHIMNSTINEEDE
- the LOC6637999 gene encoding mannosylglucosyl-3-phosphoglycerate phosphatase isoform X2, which translates into the protein MLQSSNPNFRSLDLSTLATPSTAAGGITAAAEGVTSAIPSTSTPPSLSGSSILADQEEDPYDSKSLTPQDARDLLTRPTRAYASVSQPQSPRHRGGSRGSSVSGFLPGLNGRSTSISSQLEKTKKLLKMTEGEDKPLTILHYNDVYNIESMAETEPIGGAARFATAIKSYGHLNPLVLFSGDAFSPSMLSTFTQGEQMIPVLNTVGTHCAVFGNHDFDHGLDVLVELIKKTTFPWLMSNVVDNETGRPLGGGKISHFILHQQISIGLIGLVEREWLETLPTIDPNEVTYIDYVEAGNRLARELRNEGCDLIIALTHMRTPNDINLAEKCNGIDIILGGHDHVREVTEINGKMIVKSGTDFQQFSVITMERDKTNREHFNTDVKCVDVTAKIPEDKDLKMELDKYAKFIESKLSDVMGVFSVELDGRFSKVRTQETNLGNWVCDVVLAAVGADVVILNGGTFRSDRVHPVGAFTMGDLVNVIPMRDPLILLEVSGQVLWQALENGVSSYPKLEGRFPQVAGISFAFDPEAKPGKRIDPQLIQVGDEYLKLEQTYKLCVKSYLYMGCDGYTMFKDARVLMDDDACPELGITLQNHFKAINSRKCGQNTKHRQSLVTLSRRHSLVQCLDNLDLDGPSPIRKLSMGGGHHNKSLDLTHGNSQKMLRRASLDDLEQSTCDLAPQLEHRIIMIQNEEHHRQLLFKKETHIMNSTINEEDE